In Camelina sativa cultivar DH55 chromosome 13, Cs, whole genome shotgun sequence, the genomic window TTTTAACACTTGtcatgtttctctcttttgattaaGTCACTCATCCTTAATTGTGTGCCTATAAATATGTGATGGGAAGAAATATTGTATGTGGTTATGGaatacaacttttatttttttattacaagtcttctttccttttcttaataTTACTCTCCCTTTTAATTCTCCACCACTCATTCAAGTACTAAGAAATCTCATacgtatatatgtatattaagaTCTTTTTTATATGAGTTATCAAAATCTCAtccaactaaaaatattaatttcgtAAAAagagttttggttattttaaatctttttgttatcattATCTCGAATATACCGTCGTGAGTTCATAAAAATATCTGTGACGTCTAGAACATTCTTAAATTTAGAACTACGCGGCGTTTTCAGTGATCTCTTAGATATTAGACGTTGCGCCGTTTTCACTTTCAGATATACGATATTATAAACTACATGCCGTTTTTGTTAACTCCACTGATCGTCGTCTTCTATTCTAATTCGATCCTCGGCGGAGAAATTAGTCAACGAGAAAATTCAGATCGGGAATCAAActttgagaagaagagaaaaagagaactTCTAAAGATGAATTTAGGGTTCGTAGTTGGAGTTTTCGGCATTCTGATTCTCTCCCATGCCGCTTATTCAACAATCCAATGTATGTCAACTCTTCACAAATCCAGTTCCAATTGAGTCAGATctactttgcttttttttttgagatagtAGCTTGAAGTgggtttctcttctttgtttgtttcagatAGAGGATTGTTGAAGATCATGGAGGAAGAGTTTTCTCGACCACCGATGAATGTGAGTTTATGATATAAAAAGGTTTCTCTTTTCCTCAGTCGTATTTTGGAACTTTGTTTGCAGTGATTATACTTTTAATATATGTCTTGTGATTGGTTTTCTTAAGGTTGTTCTGGAGCTGATCATTGGAGTAGCTCTCTGTCTGTGGGCTGCTTTGACTTTGCCTGGGAAATTTCTCTCGATCCATCCGGATTCTGATGAAAACAGGTTTGTGATCATGTTAATCTGTTGTGCATCAGTGTTAATCAATCTCAGATCATGTTATCTGTTGATTGTATTTTGCTATTGGGTTTGGATGTTGTGTTCTAGAGATGTTCCTAGAGTCCAACATTGATGCCTTAGTTAAAAGATGAATTTTTGCTCTTTTCgtactttttttagtttggaaTAGAGTTACCGTGTCTTATAGAGACATCTTCTGGTTAGATTTGGTCCAGTTCTTGATTTTAATCATGGGAGTTTGCAATGTCTAATGAATATGTTTGTGAAGGTTTATGGATTTGTTTGTTCATGATCAATTTAAGGAACTTTTGTTCTAGAGATGTTTCGAGGG contains:
- the LOC104734354 gene encoding membrane magnesium transporter; this encodes MPFLLTPLIVVFYSNSILGGEISQRENSDRESNFEKKRKRELLKMNLGFVVGVFGILILSHAAYSTIQYRGLLKIMEEEFSRPPMNVVLELIIGVALCLWAALTLPGKFLSIHPDSDENRAVSLPDNSEFMIFNHRGRLFPPQIDMKF